A region of the Leucobacter komagatae genome:
CTACGGGTGTCGTTCCCGACGGCGGGCCCCCGCCAGATCACTGCGTGGGTCGCGGGAGCAGGCGCGCCACCAACGACAGCCGACGTGACAGTAGCGCCACGGTACCTCGTGAGCTGGGACGAGAACTGGAAGGACGCAGCTGCACCAGAGTCCGAGGTCGTCGCCGCGGACCGGCTCGCCGACCTCCCCGACCCGTCAGCCGCGGGCTGGGTGATCAGCGGGTGGAACACGAGCGCGGATGGTTCGGGCGCGTTCGTGACTACCAGCACCCCGCTCGCCTCGGTCGCTTCGGGGCCGAATGTCACACTGTACGCGATCTGGGAGCGGCGCACCCTGACCATTACCCCGTCGTCTTCGGCCCACGTGTCGGGCAGCACCGTCGATATCACGGCGACCGCGAATGCGGCATTTGGTGGAACGGTTGACGTCACAGCCGACGTGGAGCTTGAGTCCTCTGAGCCGACGGACGTGGTGGCGGGCTCCACTGTGGCAGTGACAGTGGCGGGCCCACGGACATTCACGGGAGAGTTCGATGGTGCGCGCGCCAGCGCTCAAGTCGATGTTGTTGCGGGGGCTGTTGCCGCGCTCACGGTGACGCCATCGGCAACCACCGTTGACCGCGGGGGAAGGCTCGAGTTCAGCGTGGCTGGCGTTGATGCCGCGAACAACCCAGTCGAGATCGATCCGGCAGACGTGACGATCACGAGCGACGTCGCGACCGACGTTGTCGACGGCTTGACCGTGACCTTCCCGACCGCGAGCCCGCACGTCATCACCGCACGGGTGGGCGACGTGACCGCGTCGGTGACGATCGAGGTTCGGGGGGAGAAGACGTCTCCTGAGGCCCCGGGGAGCGAAACGCCACAGCCCGGAACCGCCGAGGCCACGGCCGCGAGGCTCACGGAGACCGGGGGTGGCTCCCTCGCGCCCCTGGCAGCCTTGGCCCCCGTGTTGCTCTTCGCTGGCGTGGCACTTGTGCTCAGACGGCGGGCGCGGAACGGAGGGAACTAGGCGCGGCCTACGCGCGACCGCGGTGCGACGCTCCGAACATGACCGAGCCGCAGACGAGGATCGCGATCGCGGTGGCGTAGACCGTCGTGATGCCAGCGGCGTCACTGAGGATCCCGCCGCCCGCCGCCGCGAGGAAGATCGCCGCCTGGAACCCGACGACGACGAGGCTGCCGCCCGCCTCGAGCGCGTCGGGGAGCCTGTGGCCCGCCCAGGTGTTCACGACGAGCAGCCACGAGGCGAAGAAGAAGCCCCACACGGTGACCGCGATCCCGACCGCCCAGAGCGCGCCCGGGGCGGCGAGCACGGTGAGCGCCGCTGCGGCGATGATGAGCGGTGCGACGATCGAGAACAGCTTGAACGCGCGGTCCACGACGAGGCCGATGACGAAGTTTCCGACGAACCCGCCCGCACCGAACAGCGCGAGGAGCAGCACGACCGTCGACGGCGTGAGCGGCGCGCCGGTCGCATCAGTGACCCGCTCGAGGGCGAGCCTGATGTAGGTGTAGGCGGCGAAGTGGCCGAGCACGACGAGCACGTGGCCGCCGAGCCCGAGCGAGACGCCGGGCTCCCTGAGCGCGCGGCCGAGCGCCCGGAAGCCGCCGGCCTTCGTGGCGGGGATGCGGGGCAGCGTCACTCGCAGCGAGACGGCGAGCAGCAGCATCGCGACGCCGATGATCGCGAACACGAGTCGCCAGTCGAACGCGTTCGACAGCATGACGCCGACGGGCACGCCCGCGACCGTCGCGAGCGAGACGCCCCCCGACGTAAACATGAGCGCCCGGCCGAGCCTTGTAGGCCCGACGAGCGACGACGCGGCGCTGATCGACATCGACCAGAACGTCGAGAGCGCGGCGCCGAGCATGAACCGGGCGATGAGAATCAGCCAGAACGACGGTGCGACCGCGACGAGCAGGTTTGACGCGGCGCCCAGCAGCGCCATCCAGATGAGCAGAGCGCGGCGGTCGATGCGCGGGAAGACGCTGCCGACGAGGAGCGCGGTGATGAGGCCGGCGAACGCGGTCATGCTCACGGTCTGACCCGCCTGCCCCGGCGTGATGCCGAGGGTCGCAGCCATCTCAGTGAGCACGCCGTTGGGCAGAAACTCGCTCGTGACGAGCAGGAAGCTCATCGTCATGAGCGTGAGGAGGGCGGCGTACGGCATGGGCGGGTGCTCCTCTTGCCGCTGGGCTGCGACGGGAACGGGCGCGGTGGTGGTCATGCTTCTACGCTCCCAGCTCGCGGCGAACTGCGCCCGACCGTGCGAACCAGGATCCCGACCGATCGTGCCCGGCCGGAGCGCTACACCCGGTCGAGCCCCGCGCGCAGGTCGGCGATGAGGTCGCGCGGCGACTCCAACCCGACCGACAGGCGCAGGAGCCCCGGCGTGATCCCGAGCCGCTCGTTCACCTCGGGCGCGAACGTCGCGTGCGTTGACGTGAGCGGGTGAATCACCATTGACCGAGTATCGCCGATACCGGTCATGCGCGAAAACACCCGCAGGCCGTTCACGAACGCGCGGGCGCCGTCGACACCGCCGCGCACCTTGACCCCGAACACCGAGCCGGTGCGCGCGCCAGTGCCCGCAGCGGTCAGACCGTAATCACGCTTCGCGAGCTCGTAGAGCGGCGAACTGGGGAGCCCGGCGTAGTCCACGGCCTCGACCTCGGGCTGCTGCTCGAGCCAGGCCGCGATCTCGAGCGAGGAAGCGACGTGCCGCTCCATCCTCAGCGACAGCGTCTCCATCCCCTGATGGAGAAGAAAGCCGTTGAACGGCGAAAGGGAGGGGCCGATGTCATTGACGACGGCCTCGCGCGCTGCTCGCGCGTAGGCGCCCTGGCCGAAGCGATCCACCATCGAACCGAGCCCCGGCTTCACGTCGGTGA
Encoded here:
- a CDS encoding MFS transporter, whose protein sequence is MTTTAPVPVAAQRQEEHPPMPYAALLTLMTMSFLLVTSEFLPNGVLTEMAATLGITPGQAGQTVSMTAFAGLITALLVGSVFPRIDRRALLIWMALLGAASNLLVAVAPSFWLILIARFMLGAALSTFWSMSISAASSLVGPTRLGRALMFTSGGVSLATVAGVPVGVMLSNAFDWRLVFAIIGVAMLLLAVSLRVTLPRIPATKAGGFRALGRALREPGVSLGLGGHVLVVLGHFAAYTYIRLALERVTDATGAPLTPSTVVLLLALFGAGGFVGNFVIGLVVDRAFKLFSIVAPLIIAAAALTVLAAPGALWAVGIAVTVWGFFFASWLLVVNTWAGHRLPDALEAGGSLVVVGFQAAIFLAAAGGGILSDAAGITTVYATAIAILVCGSVMFGASHRGRA